One Methanomassiliicoccales archaeon genomic region harbors:
- the wecB gene encoding UDP-N-acetylglucosamine 2-epimerase (non-hydrolyzing) — protein sequence MKLTSIIGARPQFIKVAPLHRELSKWHEHVLIHTGQHYDYEMSKVFFEKLQIPEPDYNLGIGSGSHGEQTGRMLISIEQVLMKEKPDLVIVYGDTNSTLAGALAAAKLNLPIAHVEAGLRCYNMKVPEEINRVLTDHISSIFLCPSSIAIENLAREGIERNVHLVGDIMIQCLMEVEDKLSKEYLEKFGICDREYVLATIHRQENADVKTRLEAILLALRECGDTVVLPLHPRTAKYAKLFGLDHLLQTSATFRILQPLDFITFASLEKHAKVIVTDSGGVQKEAHYFGVPCITIRNETEWIETVKEKWNVLVDANKDNIISAIRNARPGTSKMTRYGDTHVAERIARAINIKV from the coding sequence ATGAAGCTTACATCCATCATCGGCGCACGCCCACAGTTTATCAAAGTTGCTCCCCTTCACAGGGAGCTCAGCAAATGGCACGAGCACGTTTTAATCCATACAGGCCAGCATTATGATTATGAGATGAGCAAGGTATTTTTTGAAAAGCTCCAGATTCCGGAGCCGGATTATAATTTGGGTATAGGCTCCGGAAGTCATGGCGAGCAGACAGGCCGCATGCTCATTTCGATAGAGCAGGTATTGATGAAAGAAAAGCCAGATCTAGTGATCGTTTATGGTGATACGAATTCAACTTTGGCGGGTGCGCTTGCTGCGGCGAAACTAAACTTACCCATCGCCCATGTCGAAGCTGGATTGAGGTGTTACAATATGAAGGTCCCAGAGGAAATCAACAGAGTACTTACCGATCACATTTCCAGCATTTTCTTGTGTCCGAGCAGCATTGCGATTGAAAATCTCGCTCGCGAGGGCATTGAAAGGAATGTCCATCTAGTCGGGGATATCATGATTCAGTGTCTCATGGAAGTTGAAGATAAATTATCAAAAGAATATCTTGAGAAATTCGGCATATGCGATAGGGAATATGTGCTTGCGACGATACATCGTCAAGAAAACGCAGATGTAAAGACGAGACTTGAAGCTATACTTCTTGCTCTGAGAGAATGCGGAGACACAGTGGTTCTCCCTCTTCATCCGAGAACGGCGAAGTATGCTAAATTATTCGGACTTGATCATCTATTACAGACATCAGCAACATTCAGAATTCTTCAACCGCTTGATTTCATTACCTTCGCCTCACTCGAGAAACATGCTAAGGTAATAGTAACAGATTCTGGGGGTGTCCAGAAAGAAGCTCATTATTTTGGTGTACCATGTATCACAATTAGGAATGAGACTGAGTGGATTGAAACCGTTAAGGAAAAGTGGAACGTTCTAGTAGATGCTAACAAGGACAACATAATCTCGGCGATTCGTAATGCGAGGCCAGGAACATCGAAAATGACACGATATGGAGACACACACGTCGCCGAGCGCATTGCTCGTGCGATAAACATAAAGGTATAG